A single region of the Microbulbifer sp. MKSA007 genome encodes:
- a CDS encoding IS4 family transposase, whose product MDEVKNQVMGDTRLNKRLSNILSSLSSDPKNSIPCANKTWAETFAAYRFIENDKVNFDSIMSGHKSATLERIKAQPVVLIPQDTTFLNFATDLESKEMGTLRRKETNQQLLHTSIAITPSRINLGVVEGSMWQRDKESSSNSRYTKSIKDKESRRWLDHYETACQIQERCPESTIVSIADREGDIHEWFQLAEDQSEQRRASYIVRAKANRTLELDGEETVLLWDHMNEQKSVGLYTVDIPKRNGEPGRKAKVNVSTTEIRLLGKGKSKRPLSLYAVLAKELNPPESEKGIEWMLLTDLPVEDFKQARVIIEWYRSRWEIETYFRVVKGGCQIESNRFRTEQRMLNCIAIYMIIGWRLHSITTHARRVPDAPCTSAYSEKEWRMIWMIRDKTTPPNEPPSMREITRMLAGLGGFLGRKGDGEPGVKTVWQGYTKLLHYIEAAEALNGLK is encoded by the coding sequence ATGGACGAAGTAAAAAATCAGGTTATGGGTGATACACGCTTGAATAAGCGCTTGTCCAATATTCTTAGTAGTTTAAGTTCAGATCCAAAGAATAGCATTCCCTGTGCAAACAAAACTTGGGCAGAAACGTTTGCAGCTTATCGCTTTATCGAAAATGATAAAGTCAATTTTGACTCTATTATGAGCGGCCATAAATCGGCAACTCTTGAGAGAATCAAGGCGCAGCCCGTTGTTCTTATCCCTCAAGATACCACCTTTCTAAATTTTGCCACTGACTTAGAAAGTAAAGAGATGGGAACACTTAGGCGGAAAGAGACCAATCAGCAACTCTTGCACACCTCCATCGCTATAACGCCATCAAGAATTAACTTGGGTGTTGTTGAGGGTAGTATGTGGCAGAGAGACAAGGAATCAAGCTCTAATTCCCGTTATACCAAGTCGATAAAGGATAAGGAGAGTCGACGCTGGCTAGACCATTACGAAACGGCTTGTCAGATACAGGAGCGCTGCCCTGAAAGTACAATTGTGAGTATTGCTGATAGAGAGGGTGATATTCATGAGTGGTTTCAACTGGCTGAAGATCAAAGTGAACAGCGGCGGGCGAGCTATATCGTTCGAGCTAAGGCCAATCGCACTTTAGAGCTCGATGGAGAAGAAACGGTTTTGCTTTGGGATCATATGAATGAGCAGAAATCTGTCGGTCTATACACGGTAGATATTCCCAAACGGAATGGAGAGCCTGGAAGAAAAGCCAAGGTCAACGTATCCACTACTGAGATACGGCTACTTGGGAAAGGAAAATCTAAACGACCACTTTCTCTCTATGCTGTATTGGCTAAAGAATTAAACCCACCAGAGAGTGAAAAAGGCATTGAGTGGATGCTGTTAACTGATCTTCCAGTTGAAGACTTTAAGCAGGCAAGGGTCATCATTGAGTGGTATCGAAGCCGGTGGGAAATTGAAACCTATTTTCGGGTGGTGAAAGGCGGATGCCAGATAGAAAGTAACCGTTTTAGAACAGAGCAGCGCATGTTGAACTGCATTGCGATCTATATGATTATTGGATGGCGGCTACATTCGATAACTACGCATGCACGAAGAGTTCCTGACGCACCGTGTACAAGTGCCTACTCTGAAAAAGAATGGCGTATGATATGGATGATTCGAGATAAAACTACTCCACCAAATGAACCCCCAAGCATGAGGGAGATAACCCGTATGTTGGCAGGTTTAGGAGGTTTTTTGGGGCGTAAAGGGGATGGCGAGCCAGGGGTTAAAACCGTTTGGCAGGGATACACCAAGCTACTTCATTATATAGAGGCAGCAGAAGCTCTAAATGGACTTAAATAA
- a CDS encoding IS4 family transposase, protein MQDWVRDEVKNQVMGDTRLNKRLSNILSNLSSDPKGSIPCANKSWAETFAAYRFIENDKVSFDSIMSGHKSATLERIKVQPVVLIPQDTTFLNFATDLESKEMGTLRRKETNQQLLHTSIAITPSRDNLGIIEGSMWQRDKESSANSRYTKSIQDKESRRWLDHYESACEIQERCPETTIVSIADREGDIHEWFQLAEDQNEQRRASYIIRAKANRSLEIEGEDTTLLWDYMTKQKSIGKYSVGIPKRNGQPEREAKVSVSIAEVRLQGKGKSKRPLSLYAVFAKELSPPEGEKGIEWMLLTDLAVEDFKQARIIIEWYRSRWEIETYFRVVKGGCQIESNRFRTEQRMLNCIAIYMIIGWRLHSMTTRARTLPDTSCTKVYSEKEWRMIWIMQAKTSPPNEAPSMRDITRMLAGLGGFLGRSGDGEPGVKTVWQGYTKLLHYMEAAEALNELK, encoded by the coding sequence ATGCAGGACTGGGTCAGGGACGAAGTGAAAAATCAGGTTATGGGTGATACACGATTGAATAAGCGCTTGTCCAATATTCTCAGTAATTTAAGTTCCGACCCAAAGGGTAGCATTCCCTGTGCAAACAAGTCTTGGGCAGAAACCTTTGCAGCCTATCGATTTATCGAAAATGATAAAGTCAGCTTTGACTCCATTATGAGTGGCCATAAATCAGCCACTCTTGAAAGAATCAAGGTTCAACCAGTTGTTCTTATCCCTCAGGATACCACTTTCCTAAATTTTGCTACCGATTTAGAAAGCAAAGAAATGGGAACACTCCGACGCAAAGAGACTAATCAGCAGCTCCTACATACGTCTATCGCTATAACACCATCCAGAGATAATCTGGGTATTATTGAGGGTAGCATGTGGCAGCGAGATAAAGAATCTAGTGCTAATTCTCGCTATACCAAGTCGATACAAGATAAAGAGAGTCGACGCTGGTTAGACCATTATGAATCAGCTTGTGAGATACAAGAGCGCTGCCCTGAAACCACGATTGTGAGCATCGCGGATAGAGAGGGGGATATTCATGAGTGGTTTCAATTAGCTGAAGATCAAAATGAACAGCGGCGTGCAAGCTATATTATTCGAGCCAAGGCTAATCGTAGTTTAGAGATCGAAGGAGAAGATACGACTTTACTTTGGGACTATATGACCAAGCAGAAGTCCATCGGGAAATACTCAGTAGGTATCCCCAAAAGGAATGGACAGCCAGAAAGGGAAGCTAAGGTCAGTGTATCCATTGCAGAAGTAAGATTGCAGGGAAAAGGAAAATCAAAACGACCTCTTTCTCTCTACGCAGTCTTTGCTAAGGAATTAAGCCCACCAGAAGGGGAAAAAGGTATTGAATGGATGCTGCTGACCGATCTTGCAGTTGAGGACTTTAAGCAAGCGAGGATCATTATTGAGTGGTATCGAAGTCGATGGGAAATTGAAACCTATTTCCGAGTGGTGAAAGGCGGATGCCAGATAGAAAGTAATCGCTTTAGAACCGAGCAGCGAATGCTGAACTGTATTGCAATCTATATGATTATTGGGTGGCGTCTACACTCCATGACAACACGGGCACGAACGCTTCCTGATACGTCGTGTACGAAAGTCTACTCTGAAAAAGAGTGGCGTATGATATGGATAATGCAAGCTAAAACCTCCCCACCAAATGAAGCTCCAAGTATGAGAGATATAACTCGTATGTTGGCAGGACTTGGAGGCTTTCTGGGGCGGAGCGGCGATGGTGAGCCTGGAGTTAAAACCGTTTGGCAGGGGTACACTAAACTTCTCCATTATATGGAGGCAGCAGAGGCTTTAAATGAACTTAAATGA